A part of Pararoseomonas sp. SCSIO 73927 genomic DNA contains:
- a CDS encoding tripartite tricarboxylate transporter substrate-binding protein: MIVTRRGAMGGLAGMALCTPAIAQGTYPSRTIRIIVPRAAGGGTDVLIRQLVPVLTAQLGQTVVVDNRADMTTVVGTEMVARSEPDGYTILAADNTFYFNPAIQKRLPYDTLKDFAGVTMLANSPVVLMAGPKATTKTLPDLIVAAKRDPGGVAYGSGGVGASTHFAGVLFCLKAGIEMTHVPYRSTGPLMSGLLAGDIGVMFNGPRALLSNEQLIGLATTARDPSLPNVKTFAEQDVPGVDVSSIWGIHVPAATPMPIRLRLREAFAAALNDPSIGPALRDRGVYPIGDMPEVHQARTAEIVGQWVQISKTIDLSK, encoded by the coding sequence ATGATCGTGACGCGGCGCGGCGCCATGGGTGGACTGGCGGGTATGGCCCTCTGCACGCCAGCAATCGCACAGGGTACCTATCCCTCCCGCACGATCCGCATCATCGTTCCCCGGGCGGCTGGCGGGGGAACCGACGTGCTCATTCGGCAGCTCGTCCCGGTCCTCACCGCCCAACTCGGCCAGACTGTCGTCGTGGATAATCGTGCAGACATGACGACCGTCGTTGGAACCGAGATGGTCGCCCGCTCGGAACCAGACGGCTACACCATCCTGGCCGCGGACAACACGTTCTACTTCAACCCCGCCATCCAGAAGCGGCTTCCCTACGATACGCTGAAGGACTTCGCGGGCGTTACCATGCTTGCGAATTCGCCTGTTGTGTTGATGGCAGGGCCGAAGGCGACGACAAAGACGCTCCCTGATCTCATCGTGGCGGCCAAGCGCGATCCGGGCGGGGTGGCCTACGGCTCTGGTGGTGTCGGGGCATCCACGCATTTCGCGGGCGTGCTGTTCTGCCTCAAGGCCGGGATTGAAATGACGCATGTTCCTTATCGATCGACCGGTCCACTGATGTCGGGACTGCTCGCGGGCGATATCGGTGTCATGTTCAACGGACCGCGCGCGCTGCTGTCGAATGAGCAGCTGATCGGCTTGGCGACCACGGCCCGCGACCCTTCCTTGCCGAATGTGAAGACCTTCGCGGAACAGGATGTTCCAGGCGTCGATGTATCGAGCATCTGGGGCATCCATGTTCCCGCGGCCACGCCGATGCCCATCCGCCTCCGGCTGAGAGAGGCGTTCGCCGCGGCCCTGAATGATCCGTCCATCGGACCGGCACTGCGCGACAGGGGTGTCTACCCCATCGGCGACATGCCGGAGGTCCACCAAGCCCGCACGGCGGAGATCGTGGGGCAGTGGGTCCAGATCTCCAAGACCATCGACCTGTCGAAATAA